In Coleofasciculus sp. FACHB-1120, one genomic interval encodes:
- a CDS encoding alpha/beta hydrolase → MKSKFIEKQVNLDNCCISYYEGGIASNLDPILFIHGWGVLVEPYQDSLNILSERYQVIAPVLPGLGNSTAPEKIQNSNDYAKIIGNLVKKLNLKKVHVVGHSLGGAIAIALAALMPSIVRSLIVVDSTGIPLGSIAEVVLKRAIEMPAQSWQMKIQPVSAIFQNLLYNSLFNPENTIKMGFIALQEDLRPILPKIESPCLILWGENDVLTPVKFAQELSQGIKGSKLKIVEEGYHEWNLFFPDKFTEIIFGFIAEIEGKSLVRVENY, encoded by the coding sequence GTGAAAAGCAAATTTATCGAAAAGCAAGTTAATTTGGACAACTGTTGTATTTCCTACTATGAAGGAGGAATTGCCTCAAATTTAGATCCGATACTTTTTATACACGGATGGGGAGTATTAGTTGAACCTTATCAAGACAGTTTAAATATTTTATCCGAGCGTTATCAGGTAATTGCGCCTGTTTTACCAGGTTTAGGAAACTCAACCGCACCTGAAAAAATTCAAAATTCTAATGACTATGCAAAGATTATCGGTAATCTTGTAAAAAAGTTAAATTTAAAGAAAGTTCATGTAGTTGGGCATTCACTAGGAGGCGCAATTGCCATAGCATTGGCAGCTTTGATGCCGTCGATTGTCCGCAGCCTCATCGTCGTAGACAGTACAGGGATTCCTCTGGGTTCTATAGCGGAAGTTGTATTGAAAAGGGCAATTGAAATGCCTGCCCAATCTTGGCAAATGAAGATTCAGCCTGTTAGTGCTATTTTTCAAAACTTGCTTTATAACAGCTTGTTTAACCCTGAAAATACAATAAAGATGGGATTCATCGCGTTACAAGAAGATCTCAGACCAATTTTGCCAAAAATTGAATCTCCTTGTTTGATTTTATGGGGAGAAAACGATGTTCTAACTCCGGTAAAGTTTGCCCAAGAGCTATCACAAGGGATAAAAGGTTCTAAGCTAAAAATAGTAGAAGAAGGATATCACGAATGGAACCTGTTTTTTCCAGATAAATTTACAGAAATTATCTTTGGTTTTATTGCGGAAATTGAGGGGAAAAGCTTAGTGCGGGTAGAAAATTACTAG
- a CDS encoding DUF3370 domain-containing protein — protein MLPFLPILPLAQTPAPPPKPAPQEIVQPHPVLPLPGQLDKVPMFNSNSPEWVKSEGILLSTFPPNGKKVPAAHLNFPFQGRFDLFAHHFSHTPKDLQTLYLGVILHNPSNKPVKVEVLQAASQLMQNAPYVKLPTYVENPNGDVYSGHGDRAVNDVMRGKRQADFPAQIVIPPGQSRLLMNHPIPVRNLEKPINGRSTLMRLQSNGKVYAASLAMYAKKNADGTERKPTQAEWQTLLETGGLAGPRDKAPSPPGQTSGQFIYSRVAGVSEGSAWKGKLVDKPNAQNLTIPQPGNAISYPISSLKLGTLGTSQVQTAKMLVRYPDTAYEAHGNYGVEYNLSLPLINSTKQPQSVTLTLETPMKEDKLAKGGLRFQKPPHFPIFRGTVRLRYNDDQGKPLTRYVHLWHQTGQVLEPLLTLNMPPASRRQVQVDLIYPPDATPPQVMTVRTLEKTSANVSNKSLVELMRVLYGIRFVL, from the coding sequence ATGCTGCCATTCTTGCCGATTTTACCCCTTGCCCAGACACCAGCACCGCCACCTAAGCCCGCTCCTCAAGAGATTGTGCAACCCCACCCAGTTTTGCCTTTACCCGGACAACTGGATAAAGTGCCGATGTTTAACAGTAACAGCCCAGAATGGGTGAAAAGTGAAGGAATTTTACTTTCTACTTTTCCCCCAAATGGGAAAAAGGTGCCAGCGGCTCATCTTAATTTTCCTTTCCAGGGAAGATTTGATTTATTTGCCCACCACTTTAGCCACACTCCTAAGGATTTGCAGACGCTTTATCTGGGCGTAATTTTGCATAATCCAAGTAATAAACCCGTCAAAGTGGAAGTATTGCAAGCGGCAAGTCAGCTAATGCAGAATGCGCCCTATGTCAAACTGCCGACTTATGTCGAAAACCCCAACGGAGACGTATATTCAGGTCATGGCGATCGCGCAGTCAACGATGTCATGCGAGGCAAGCGACAAGCTGATTTTCCCGCCCAGATAGTGATACCACCGGGGCAAAGTCGTTTGTTGATGAATCATCCGATTCCAGTGCGGAATCTAGAAAAACCCATTAATGGTCGGTCTACCCTAATGCGGTTGCAGAGTAATGGCAAGGTTTATGCAGCCAGTTTAGCCATGTATGCCAAGAAAAATGCAGATGGCACCGAACGGAAACCCACCCAAGCAGAATGGCAGACTTTACTAGAGACAGGCGGTTTAGCAGGGCCAAGAGATAAAGCCCCCTCCCCGCCAGGACAAACCTCAGGGCAGTTTATTTACAGCCGCGTAGCAGGAGTCTCTGAAGGTTCTGCCTGGAAAGGGAAACTGGTGGATAAACCCAATGCCCAGAATCTCACCATTCCCCAACCTGGCAACGCCATCTCCTATCCCATCAGTTCCCTCAAACTAGGCACCCTCGGTACAAGTCAAGTGCAAACTGCAAAGATGCTGGTGCGCTATCCGGATACCGCTTACGAAGCGCATGGGAACTACGGAGTTGAATACAACCTCAGCTTGCCCTTAATCAACTCCACGAAACAACCCCAAAGTGTCACCCTGACGCTAGAAACACCGATGAAGGAAGACAAGCTAGCAAAAGGAGGATTGCGTTTCCAGAAACCCCCGCATTTTCCAATTTTTCGCGGTACTGTACGGTTGCGCTATAACGATGACCAAGGGAAACCCCTGACGCGCTACGTGCATTTGTGGCACCAAACAGGTCAGGTATTGGAACCACTGCTAACGCTAAATATGCCCCCGGCAAGCCGCCGACAGGTGCAAGTCGATTTGATATACCCACCAGATGCGACGCCGCCGCAGGTAATGACTGTGCGAACTTTAGAAAAGACCTCAGCGAATGTAAGCAACAAGTCATTAGTGGAATTGATGCGTGTCCTGTATGGAATTCGGTTTGTACTTTAG
- a CDS encoding DUF3370 domain-containing protein: MLTFLPIFLLSKTNPIPTPTPPAPPPPLEVVQPQEVRALPGKLDDVPVFNSNSPELVQTEGILLSTFPPSNKSTSAAHLNFAFQGRFDVFAHHIAKPPTPEDLRTLYLGIIVHNPGKQPVTVDILQAASYLSQPDAPFMPMASYIENPLGKVYAGPGDRVSNDILREQRQADFPPLLTIPPGESRMLMNHPIPVKTLTPPLNGRSTLMRLRSNAKVYMASLAMYARQNPNKSERAPTLEEWQTLLNSGNLAQPRDRVPTSPEASKGQLIYGRVAGVAQGSQWKARLVERPGAVNLSIPQPGKAFSYSLSTVPRGTLGTERVQSAPMLVRYPDTAYMAHGNYGVQYSLTLPLMNDTNDSQTVTLAIQTPIKQDRLQGGLRFLEPPPQQVFFRGTVQIQYTDDRGLPQIRYVHLVQRRGQQGEPLITLKMLPGDRRLVKVDFIYPPDATPPQVLTVKTLEKTS, translated from the coding sequence ATGCTGACTTTTTTGCCGATTTTTCTCCTTTCCAAAACAAATCCAATCCCGACACCTACACCCCCTGCACCACCCCCTCCTCTTGAGGTAGTACAACCTCAGGAAGTCCGCGCTTTACCTGGGAAACTGGACGATGTGCCAGTTTTTAATAGCAATAGCCCAGAATTAGTACAAACAGAGGGAATCTTACTTTCAACCTTTCCCCCCAGTAACAAAAGCACCTCAGCAGCTCATTTAAATTTTGCCTTCCAAGGGCGTTTTGATGTGTTTGCCCATCATATTGCCAAGCCGCCGACGCCGGAAGACTTACGGACACTCTACTTGGGAATCATCGTGCATAATCCCGGTAAGCAACCCGTCACGGTGGATATCTTGCAAGCCGCCAGTTATCTCAGTCAACCAGATGCGCCATTTATGCCAATGGCGTCCTATATTGAGAATCCCTTGGGTAAAGTGTATGCTGGCCCTGGCGATCGCGTCAGTAATGATATTTTGCGAGAACAGCGTCAAGCCGATTTTCCCCCTCTGTTGACGATTCCGCCAGGGGAAAGCCGGATGTTGATGAATCATCCGATTCCTGTGAAGACGCTGACGCCGCCGCTCAATGGTCGCTCAACATTGATGCGGTTGCGGAGCAATGCCAAAGTCTACATGGCGAGTTTAGCAATGTATGCGCGTCAAAATCCCAATAAGAGCGAACGCGCACCGACGCTGGAAGAATGGCAGACACTTCTGAATTCTGGTAATTTAGCACAGCCGCGCGATCGCGTTCCGACCTCTCCAGAAGCCAGTAAGGGGCAATTGATCTACGGTCGTGTTGCTGGTGTCGCTCAAGGTTCGCAGTGGAAAGCCAGACTGGTAGAAAGACCGGGTGCAGTGAATCTGAGCATTCCCCAACCAGGAAAAGCGTTTTCCTATAGCCTCAGCACCGTTCCTCGCGGCACTCTCGGCACCGAACGAGTGCAAAGTGCCCCCATGTTGGTGCGCTACCCAGATACCGCTTATATGGCTCACGGCAACTATGGAGTGCAATACAGCCTCACCTTGCCGTTGATGAACGATACAAACGACAGCCAGACTGTAACCTTGGCAATACAGACACCAATCAAACAGGATCGCTTGCAGGGAGGGTTGCGTTTTCTAGAACCACCGCCTCAGCAAGTTTTTTTCCGGGGTACCGTTCAAATCCAATACACTGATGACCGAGGCTTACCGCAAATTCGTTACGTGCATTTAGTTCAACGGCGCGGTCAGCAAGGCGAGCCTTTGATAACCTTGAAGATGCTACCGGGCGATCGCCGACTGGTAAAAGTCGATTTTATTTATCCCCCAGACGCCACGCCGCCACAAGTTTTAACGGTTAAAACCTTGGAAAAGACTTCCTGA